A single genomic interval of Dromiciops gliroides isolate mDroGli1 chromosome 1, mDroGli1.pri, whole genome shotgun sequence harbors:
- the SLC10A5 gene encoding sodium/bile acid cotransporter 5 has product MATENIMFSKMIIELLVLQILGLSVGEVNKPLIHFLRTDKTEILLYTKTEEALSVRSSYKSNGPNRSYLSVYLKDPEVAQVVNVTEMSSEVTNFKINLLTKRAGETSLTIQLWDFVGGQDRLIEEIKDIQIKVIFKQKTETLLQAPLHFDGYALMLILPVILLNKCAFGCKIEMETLKIAWKRPLPILLGAALQFFVMPFCGFILTRVLALSQALSFGFVMTCTCPGGGGGYLFALLLEGDITLAIVMTCASTLLALIMMPVNSYIYSRLLGLHGSLHIPVSKIMTTLLFIVIPISIGVIIKQKVPKWSSYLEKIIKPFSFVLMSVGIYLSFKMGLLLTKTINLEVFFLGLLVPALGLLFGYSFSKMFMLPLPVCKTVAIEGGALNSFLALAIIQLSFPQQKADLASVAPFTVAMCSGCEMLFMILLYKAKKIIVLNVEDEKLKSFV; this is encoded by the coding sequence ATGGCTACAGAGAATATTATGTTTTCTAAAATGATTATAGAACTTTTAGTTTTGCAAATCTTGGGTCTATCCGTGGGTGAAGTGAATAAACCATTGATCCATTTTCTGAGGACAGACAAGACTGAAATCCTGCTTTACACAAAGACAGAAGAAGCATTAAGTGTGAGGTCAAGCTACAAGAGCAATGGGCCAAACAGGAGCTATCTTTCTGTATATTTAAAAGACCCGGAAGTGGCACAAGTAGTAAACGTGACCGAGATGTCTTCGGAggttacaaactttaaaataaaccTACTGACAAAGAGAGCAGGTGAGACAAGCTTAACCATTCAGCTATGGGATTTTGTAGGTGGGCAAGACAGACTCATTGAAGAGATAAAAGATATCCAGATCAAGGTAATCTTCAAACAGAAAACAGAGACTCTCCTCCAGGCACCTTTGCATTTTGACGGCTATGCCCTAATGCTGATTTTACCAGTgatattgcttaataaatgtgcgtTTGGCTGCAAGATTGAAATGGAGACACTCAAGATTGCATGGAAGAGACCTTTACCAATACTTCTTGGTGCAGCTCTACAATTTTTTGTCATGCcattctgtggatttattttaactAGGGTTTTGGCATTATCTCAGGCTCTTTCTTTCGGATTTGTCATGACTTGTACCTGTCCTGGAGGAGGTGGAGGCTACCTCTTTGCCTTGCTTCTGGAAGGTGATATCACTTTGGCCATCGTGATGACTTGTGCTTCAACATTATTAGCACTGATAATGATGCCTGTAAATTCCTATATTTATAGTAGACTGTTGGGGCTGCATGGTTCACTTCATATTCCTGTTTCTAAAATCATGACAACCCTCCTTTTCATAGTTATACCAATATCGATAGGCGTTATCATTAAGCAGAAAGTACCTAAATGGTCTAGCTAcctggagaaaataattaaacCTTTTAGTTTTGTATTGATGTCTGTAGGGATATATTTGAGCTTCAAGATGGGATTACTGTTAACAAAAACAATTAACTTGGAGGTATTTTTCCTGGGACTATTAGTTCCTGCTTTGGGTTTGTTGTTTGGATactctttttctaaaatgtttatgtTGCCTCTTCCAGTTTGCAAAACGGTTGCTATCGAAGGTGGGGCATTAAATAGTTTCTTAGCACTGGCCATTATTCAGCTTTCTTTTCCACAACAGAAGGCAGATTTGGCATCAGTTGCTCCTTTTACAGTAGCCATGTGTTCTGGCTGTGAAATGTTGTTTATGATTCTGTTATACAAGGCCAAGAAAATTATCGTTCTAAATGTAGAGGATGAAAAACTAAAATCTTTTGTCTAA